The window CGGCGCGATCCCGCACAGCAGGGACGCGACCGCGAACCACACCACGCCGACGACGAACACCTTCCGGCGCCCGAACCGGTCCCCCAGCGCCCCGCCCAGCAGGATCAGCCCGGCCAGCGTGACCATGTACGCGTTGACCGTCCACTGCAGGGCGGACAGGTTCGCGTCGAGGTCCCGGCCGATGCGCGGCAGCGCGACATTGACGACGGTCGAGTCCAGCAGGGCCATGCTGGAGCCGAGGACGGTGGTGAGCAGGATCCATCGGCCCTGCGGGGAGGCCAGCCGGACATCGGGCATGCAGGGAGCATACGGAAGAGCCCGGCACCACAGGAGGTGCCGGGCTCAAGCCGCGGGAAAGCCGCGAGAACGGGGCCTTACTTGATCTTCGTGCCGGTGGAGCGGAGGTTGCCGCAGGCCTCGAGGACGCGCTTGGCCATGGACGCCTCGGCCAGCTTGCCCCAGGTGCGCGGGTCGTAGGTCTTCTTGGAGCCGACCTCGCCGTCGACCTTCAGGACACCGTCGTAGTTGCGGAGCATGTGGTCCGCGACCGGGCGGGTGAAGGCGTACTGGGTGTCCGTGTCGAGGTTCATCTTCACGACGCCGTTGTCCAGCGCGGTGGCGATCTCCTCGGCGGTGGAGCCGGAGCCGCCGTGGAAGACGAAGTCGAAGGGCCCCGGAGAACCAGCCTTGCCGAACTTGGCGGCGACGCCCTCGTTCAGCTCCTTCAGCAGCTCGGGGCGGAGGACGACGTTGCCCGGCTTGTACACGCCGTGCACGTTGCCGAAGGACGCGGCCAGCAGGTAGCGGCCCTTCTCGCCCAGGCCCAGGGCCTCGACCGTGCGGATCGCGTCGTCGACCGTGGTGTAGAGGGAGTCGTTGATCTCGTGCGAGACACCGTCCTCCTCGCCGCCGGTCGGGGTGATCTCCACCTCGAGGATGATCTTGGCGGCGCGGGCGATCTCCAGCAGCTCCTGCGCGATGGAGAGGTTGTCGGCCAGGGTCTCGGCGGAACCGTCCCACATGTGGGACTGGAACAGCGGGTTCAGACCGGCCTCGACGCGCTTCTGGGAGAGCGCCAGCAGCGGACGTACGTACCCGTCGAGCTTGTCCTTCGGGCAGTGGTCGGTGTGCAGCGCGATGTTCACCGGGTACTTCTCGGCGACGATGTGCGCGAACTCGGCCAGGGCGACCGAGCCGGTCACCATGTCCTTGTTGAACTGACCGCCCAGGAACTCGGCACCACCCGTGGAGATCTGGACGATGCCGTCGCTCTCCGCCTCAGCGAAACCGCGCAGGGCCGCGTGCAGGGTCTGGGTGGAGGTCACGTTGATGGCCGGGTAGGCGAACTTTCCTGCCTTCGCCCGGTCCAGCATCTCGTTGTAGACCTCGGGAGTTGCGATGGGCATGCGTCCGCTCCTTGTATCTGCGGGTTGGGGTACTGCGTTCTGCGTTCTTTACGGCCCTGACCTAGACCTTGGGATGCGACGTCATCGTCGGCCCCATCTTTCCAGACTTGGCCGGAAGGTCCAGGCCACCGTCCACGCCCTGGTCAGGTCCCCCGGTCAGGTCCCGGTCAGTCCAGCCCGAGCTCGTCCTTCGAGAAGGCGAAGAGGTACGGCACCCCGGCGCCCTCCTGGATCTTCTCCGCGGCGCCGGTCGCCCGGTCGACGATCGTCGCGACGGCCACGACCTCGGCCCCGGCCTCGCGCACGGCCTCTACGGCGGTGAGCGGGGAGCCGCCGGTGGTGGAGGTGTCCTCGACGACCAGCACACGGCGGCCCGCGATGTCCGGGCCCTCGACGCGCCGCTGCAGGCCGTGGGCCTTCGCGGCCTTGCGGACGACGAAGGCGTCCAGGCGCTTCCCGCGCGCGGCGGCGGCGTGCAGCATGGCGGCGGCGACGGGGTCGGCGCCCATGGTGAGCCCGCCGACGGCGTCGAAGTCCAGCTCCGCCGTCAGATCCAGCAGCACCTGCCCGACCAGCGGCGCGGCCTCGCCGTCCAGCGTGACCCGGCGCAGGTCGACGTAGTAGTCGGCCTCCAGACCCGATGACAGGGTCACCTTGCCGTGCACCACGGCCTTGTCCTTGATCTGCTGCAGCAGCGCGCCGCGTGTGTCCGTCATGGCGCCCAGCTTAGAGGCGGCTCCAGCTCCAGGTCGTGGTGGCCTCCAGCGGCTCCAGGGGTGTGACCAGGCGCGGCATGGTGTTGAGGCCGTTGGGCGGGCCGGTCTGCGGCTCCACGCACACGGCGGCCTCCTGCTCGTCGTAGACGACGACCCACTCCTCGCGGCTCGCCACCTTCAGCTCCAGCTGCCCGGGCCAGGTCAGGGTGACGTCGACGCCGCCGGGCATCCCGAAGCAGTCGTCCCAGGGGCCGGGCTTCGGGTCGAGGCGGTTGCCGGTGGGCAGGTGGTCGTCGCCGCGCTCCTCCTGCCAGGCGGGTTCGAAGTCGAGATGTACGTCCTCGCCACCCAGGTTGCGGTTGAACCAGGGGTGCCAGCCGATCTGCGCCGGGAAGGACGAGTCGTACGTCTCGACGGACATGGTGAGCGTCAGCGCGTCCTCGGCGAGGGCGACGACCTGGGTGACCCGGCCCGGGTGGGGCCAGGGGTCGACCAGCTCGTACGTGAGGACGGCCTCGTCCGTGCTCGTGCGGGCGGTGCGCCAGGCGTGGTCGCGGACGGTGCCGTGGATGGCGTGGGGCGGGGCGTTGAGCGGCATCTGCCGTACGGCGGCGCCGTCCAGGAACCGGCCGTCGCGGACCCGGCCGCACCAGGGCACCATCGGGAAGCAGCCGAACCGCTCCCCCTGCCGCAGCACCTCCACGCCGCCGATCCGCAGCCCTCCGACCCGGCCGCCGTTGCCCGGCTGCACGGTCACCTCCGCGTCGCCCGCGGTCAGCGTGATGTCTTCGTCACTCACGGGACGACCCTACTGCGGTGATCAAGAGGGCACCGTGCGGTCCGGGACGTTTCAGCGCCGTCGGCGCAGGGCCCGCACAGCGACGATGGCCGACGCCACCGCCAGCGCCGCCGCGGGCGCCGCCCAGCGCAGCGGCGCCGGGGGCGACACGGTCTGCGGCGCGGGCACCGGCGCGTACCGCCCACGCGGCGGCGCGTGATCGACCTCCTCGGCACTCCGCCCGATCATCGTCCGCCGCGCATGCGCCGCCTCGGCGATGGACTCGGCGTCCTCGTCCCCTTCAGCCCCTTCGGCGGACCGGCCGACGGGGGGTTCGGGGGCCGGGGGCTGGTCATCGGGGGCCGGGGCCGGGGGCTCGTCATCGGGGGCCGGTGTGGAGCTCTCGTCGGCCCCCGCCGGAGGCACAGGCTCATCGTCCGCGTCCGGGGTCGTTTCGTGGTCGGTTGTCGCCCGGGGTTCGAAGTCCTGGGTGGCGAGGGACGTGGTCGTATTCGGTGCCGCGTCGGCCAGGTGTTCCGCGAAGCGGTTCAGCAGCCGGGCGACGGCGCTCTCGACGGCGTCGGCCGGCAGGTCCTTGATCCGTCCGTCCGCCGAGGCTGTGCCGTCGAAGACGACGGTGCAGCCGTCCTCCGCCTCCCGCAGGGCGATCCGCAGCGCGAGCTTGACCGAGCCGCTGCCGCGCGACTCCTCCGCCTCGCCCTCCACGGCGTAGGCCCCGTCGTCCCGCCGGGAGACCCGTACGGCACCCCGGTAGGTGACGGAGTGACTGCCGACCCGGATCTTCAGCCGCCCGGTGACGGGCTCGGCGCCGGCGTCCTGCTGGAGCCCGGGAACCACCCGGGCGACCCGCGCGGGGTCGTCCAGCACCTCCCTGAGCCGCTCGGCCGGAACCGGAACGAACACCTCGTGCTCCATGTGGACGGACTTTACCCAGCACGGACCAGAACGCACCTCCACCTCCCGGATTCCCTCCGGATCCGGGTCCGCCCGGCGTATCCTCCGCCGCCCGCCCCCTCAGTACCGCGGATGCGGCAGCGTCGACGCCGGCAGCCCCGCGATCCGCGTCCCGCGCGCCGCCCGCTCCCCCGCCGCGAGGGACGCCTCCGTGAGGGTCCGCGGGCGCGGCCCGTCCGGGGCGAGGCGGGGCCGGGGGTCCGTGCGGGCGGCCAGGAGGAAGCCCCAGTCGCGGGGGGTCCGGGAGTGGTCGGTGGGGGTGCGGTCGGGGCCGGTGGCGAAGCCGGTGCGGCGGCCGCCCGCGGCGTACGGGGCGGTGCGGAAGCCGGCGGAGCGCAGGGTGGAGTCCACCGTCCAGTACACGCGGGGCCCGGCCGCGACCGGCCCGGCGTGCACCACGAGCCGGCCACCGGGGGCCAGCACCCGCCGCGCGAGGCCGTAGAACTCCTCGGAGTACAGCTTCGTACTCGCCGTGATCCCCGGGTCGGGCAGGTCCGAGACGACCACGTCGTACGCCGCCGGTGGCGCTTCGCGCAGCCGGCCGAAGGCGTCCTGGATCGTCACGTGCACGCGCGGGTCACCGTAGGCGTGCCGGTTCAGCGCGGACAGACCCGGGTCGGTGCGGGCCAGCCGTACCACCTCGGCGTCGAGTTCGACGATGTCGACCCGGTCCACCCCGGGGTGGCGCAGCACCTCGCGGGCGGCCAGTCCGTCACCGCCGCCGAGGATCAGCACGCGCGCGTGCGGCCCGGTCATGGCGGGGTGGACGAGGGCCTCGTGGTAGCGGAGTTCGTCGTGTCCGCTGACCCGGAGCCGGCCGTCGAGGAAGAGGGCGAGGGGCCGGCCGTGTGTGCCGCCGGCGAGGACGACTTCCTGGACGCCGGTGCGCAGCGCCACGCGGACGTCATGGCCGTACATCGCCTGCCGGGCGGCCCGCTCGAAGTCGTCGACGAGGACGGCGGCCGAGGCGAGGATCGCGAGCACGAGCGCGTTGGCGAGCAGCAGCAGCCAGCGGGCGCGCCGGGTCAGATCCCGGCGGAACAGCCCGAGCACCAGCGCCCCGCCGACGACCGCGTTGACGGCGCCGGTGAGGAGCGCGCCGGTGAGCTGGCCGAAGAACGGCAGCAGGAGGAAGGGGAAGGCGAGGCCGCCGACGAGGGCACCGACGTAGTCCGCGGCGAACAGGTCGGCCACCGCCCCGCCCGCGTCCTGGCGGCGGATGCGCTGGATCAGCTCCATCAGCAGCGGGACCTCGGCGCCGATGAGGAGCCCGGTGGCGAGGGAGAAGGCGACCAGGAGGCAGCGGGGGCCGCTCGCCCACATGCCGCCCCAGTCGCCGGTCCAGGCGAACACGGCGTACAGGGCCATCGCGCTGCAGCCGCCGACGAGCGCGAGCGTGGCCTCGACGGCGCCGAATCCGGCCGCGGCGAGTCCGCGCAGCCGCTTCGCGGCGAGGGAGCCGATGCCCATCGCGAAGACCATGACGGACAGCACGACGGACGCCTGCGTGACGGAGTCGCCCATCAAGTAGGAGGCGAGGGCGACGAGTTCGAGTTCGTACACGAGTCCGCAGGCCGCACAGACGAACACGCCCGCGAGGACCAGGAACCGTCCGGTGCCCGGCCGGACGGGCAGCGGCGCCGGGCCGCCGGGGCCGCCCGGGGCGCTCCGGGGCGGCGGGGAACCGGGCGGGGCGGGCGCGTGCGGCTCGATCACGGTGCGACGTTACGTCACGTCTCGACTGCGGTTCGTCACCCACACGTGTGGTGCTGGTTTACAGGGGGCCGGTGTCGGCACGAGACGGGTTTGCCTCGTACGGCCCCGCCCCCTGCCCTCAGTTGGCGGCGGCGGCAGCCGCCGGCGTCCGTACGCCGACTCTCGTACGGGTCGCCACCAACTGGCCGTCCTGCGGGTACGCGTGCCAGGTCCGCCAGTGCACCTGCCCCTCGTGATGCTGGGCCAGCAGTGCCGTGAAGGCGTGCGGGCTGCCGGGGAAGACGCCCGCGAGGCCGTGCGGGTGGTCGGAGACGAGGGCCAGCAACTCCTGGGCGCGGCCCTCGAAGGATCCGGGCGAGAGGACCTCGACCCGGGCGGCGAACTCGTACTCCCAGTCGCCCACCCGCTTGGCGACGCCCAGCGGAAGCGGGGTGCTGCTGCCCGGGATGCAGGCCACCGTCTCCGAGCAGATGCCCCGCTCCTCCTCCAGCAGGACCTGGTGGGAGGCGCCGAGGAGCCTCAACTGCATTTTGGCGCCGGTCAGTTCGAGGTCCAGTGCGGCCAGTGCGGGCAGCGGCTCGCGCCCCAGCGCCCAGGCGAGATCGGCCGCGCGCGTGTCGGTGTAGGAGGTGTTCAGGGTCGTGAGCATGGATCGGCTCCGCAAGCACACAAGGAGAGGGAGATGGGTCCGCTGCGCCCCGGTCGCTCCGGGGGATGTCGGCCCGGGTCAGCCCAGTCGGCCGGTTTCAGGGAGGTGTCCGCAGGGCGTCCGAGGAGCTGCGTCGGTGGGTTAGAGGGAATCATGAACCGTGGCGCCGTCACAGCGTTTTTACCCAAGTTCGTAGGGTTTCCATCCCTCAGGGGGCTCTACAGCTCAATTGTTCAACTACGGCGTGCGCCGGTGACGGTGAGGCGTGCGCCGGTGCGCCGACACTCCCGCCCGAAGCCGCGACGAACAGGCGCCCGATCCCGGCAGGGCCCCCCGAAAAGCCCTTTTGACAAGCGCAGTTGCCGGAGTCACGCCCGAGTACGCCGTCCCATGGACGCGCTTGTCCTACAGGCATGCGAAGTTGCCTGA of the Streptomyces koelreuteriae genome contains:
- the fbaA gene encoding class II fructose-bisphosphate aldolase gives rise to the protein MPIATPEVYNEMLDRAKAGKFAYPAINVTSTQTLHAALRGFAEAESDGIVQISTGGAEFLGGQFNKDMVTGSVALAEFAHIVAEKYPVNIALHTDHCPKDKLDGYVRPLLALSQKRVEAGLNPLFQSHMWDGSAETLADNLSIAQELLEIARAAKIILEVEITPTGGEEDGVSHEINDSLYTTVDDAIRTVEALGLGEKGRYLLAASFGNVHGVYKPGNVVLRPELLKELNEGVAAKFGKAGSPGPFDFVFHGGSGSTAEEIATALDNGVVKMNLDTDTQYAFTRPVADHMLRNYDGVLKVDGEVGSKKTYDPRTWGKLAEASMAKRVLEACGNLRSTGTKIK
- the pyrE gene encoding orotate phosphoribosyltransferase; amino-acid sequence: MTDTRGALLQQIKDKAVVHGKVTLSSGLEADYYVDLRRVTLDGEAAPLVGQVLLDLTAELDFDAVGGLTMGADPVAAAMLHAAAARGKRLDAFVVRKAAKAHGLQRRVEGPDIAGRRVLVVEDTSTTGGSPLTAVEAVREAGAEVVAVATIVDRATGAAEKIQEGAGVPYLFAFSKDELGLD
- a CDS encoding aldose epimerase family protein translates to MSDEDITLTAGDAEVTVQPGNGGRVGGLRIGGVEVLRQGERFGCFPMVPWCGRVRDGRFLDGAAVRQMPLNAPPHAIHGTVRDHAWRTARTSTDEAVLTYELVDPWPHPGRVTQVVALAEDALTLTMSVETYDSSFPAQIGWHPWFNRNLGGEDVHLDFEPAWQEERGDDHLPTGNRLDPKPGPWDDCFGMPGGVDVTLTWPGQLELKVASREEWVVVYDEQEAAVCVEPQTGPPNGLNTMPRLVTPLEPLEATTTWSWSRL
- a CDS encoding SRPBCC domain-containing protein; its protein translation is MEHEVFVPVPAERLREVLDDPARVARVVPGLQQDAGAEPVTGRLKIRVGSHSVTYRGAVRVSRRDDGAYAVEGEAEESRGSGSVKLALRIALREAEDGCTVVFDGTASADGRIKDLPADAVESAVARLLNRFAEHLADAAPNTTTSLATQDFEPRATTDHETTPDADDEPVPPAGADESSTPAPDDEPPAPAPDDQPPAPEPPVGRSAEGAEGDEDAESIAEAAHARRTMIGRSAEEVDHAPPRGRYAPVPAPQTVSPPAPLRWAAPAAALAVASAIVAVRALRRRR
- a CDS encoding polyamine aminopropyltransferase — its product is MIEPHAPAPPGSPPPRSAPGGPGGPAPLPVRPGTGRFLVLAGVFVCAACGLVYELELVALASYLMGDSVTQASVVLSVMVFAMGIGSLAAKRLRGLAAAGFGAVEATLALVGGCSAMALYAVFAWTGDWGGMWASGPRCLLVAFSLATGLLIGAEVPLLMELIQRIRRQDAGGAVADLFAADYVGALVGGLAFPFLLLPFFGQLTGALLTGAVNAVVGGALVLGLFRRDLTRRARWLLLLANALVLAILASAAVLVDDFERAARQAMYGHDVRVALRTGVQEVVLAGGTHGRPLALFLDGRLRVSGHDELRYHEALVHPAMTGPHARVLILGGGDGLAAREVLRHPGVDRVDIVELDAEVVRLARTDPGLSALNRHAYGDPRVHVTIQDAFGRLREAPPAAYDVVVSDLPDPGITASTKLYSEEFYGLARRVLAPGGRLVVHAGPVAAGPRVYWTVDSTLRSAGFRTAPYAAGGRRTGFATGPDRTPTDHSRTPRDWGFLLAARTDPRPRLAPDGPRPRTLTEASLAAGERAARGTRIAGLPASTLPHPRY
- a CDS encoding DUF2617 family protein; amino-acid sequence: MLTTLNTSYTDTRAADLAWALGREPLPALAALDLELTGAKMQLRLLGASHQVLLEEERGICSETVACIPGSSTPLPLGVAKRVGDWEYEFAARVEVLSPGSFEGRAQELLALVSDHPHGLAGVFPGSPHAFTALLAQHHEGQVHWRTWHAYPQDGQLVATRTRVGVRTPAAAAAAN